From a single Fusobacterium ulcerans ATCC 49185 genomic region:
- a CDS encoding heavy metal translocating P-type ATPase has translation MKKTYKLGGISCQVCVNKIEKKLSKLEGIKEATVNLSTEKLSVDYDETILKEEIIIETVKKLGYEIEEESDLKDIELDIDGISCQVCVNKIEKKVSKLNGVKSVAVNLANSRGKIVYDSDVIKLSEILEVMQKMGYTGTRHEESSENQKDKEKEDHLKREFLEFKIAIVFSAIVFYIAMGTMIGLPVPSIISPDANPLNFAIVQFILALPVVYIGRRFYIVGFKQLFMKSPSMDSLIATGTGSALLYSIYGTFKIAEGNHHYVHSLYYESAVVILALILLGKYLEGVSKGKTSEAIKKLMSLKSKKANLIRNGEIVQVDIEEVEKGEVLLVKPGESIPVDGKVIDGNSTVDESMLTGESIPIDKAAGDVVYGASINKNGSLKIEATAVGKDTVISKIIKLVENAQGSKAPIAKIADKVSSYFVPIVMLIATAAGIIWYYLGSRGIVEINNTPSIFALTIFISVMVIACPCSLGLATPTAIMVGTGKGAELGILIKSGEALEKAHKVNTVVFDKTGTLTEGKPKVTDILTLDGYKENDILQIAGALELHSEHPLGEAIVEEAKNRELVFPQVNDFISITGQGVYGKIEESEVLIGNIKLMKAKNIEITMKKELDELASQGKTPMYMAIDGKFLGIIAVADVMKEEAVDTIKELKERGYKIGMITGDNKITAEAIGKQVGIDMIFAEVTPEDKYLKVKELQEEGYNVAMVGDGINDSPALVQADVGIAIGGGTDIAMESADIVLMKRNLKDVLTAMDLSNATIKNIKQNLFWAFIYNTLGIPIAAGLLYPFTGHLLNPMIAGGAMAMSSVSVVTNALRLKNFKK, from the coding sequence ATGAAAAAAACTTATAAACTTGGTGGCATAAGCTGCCAAGTTTGTGTAAATAAAATAGAGAAAAAATTATCTAAATTAGAAGGAATAAAAGAAGCGACTGTTAACCTTTCCACAGAAAAACTTTCAGTTGATTATGATGAAACAATTTTAAAAGAAGAAATAATAATAGAAACTGTAAAAAAATTAGGATATGAAATAGAGGAAGAATCAGATTTAAAAGATATAGAATTGGATATTGATGGAATAAGCTGCCAAGTCTGTGTCAATAAAATAGAAAAAAAAGTTTCAAAACTTAATGGAGTAAAATCAGTAGCAGTAAACTTAGCAAACAGCAGAGGAAAAATTGTTTATGATTCAGATGTTATTAAGCTTTCAGAAATTCTTGAAGTAATGCAAAAAATGGGATATACTGGAACAAGGCATGAAGAATCTTCTGAAAACCAAAAAGACAAAGAGAAAGAAGATCATTTAAAAAGAGAGTTTTTAGAATTTAAAATAGCAATTGTTTTTTCTGCTATTGTTTTCTATATAGCTATGGGTACAATGATAGGACTTCCAGTTCCTTCTATTATTTCACCAGATGCTAATCCATTAAATTTTGCAATAGTGCAGTTTATACTTGCTTTACCAGTGGTGTATATAGGAAGAAGATTCTATATAGTTGGATTTAAACAATTATTTATGAAAAGTCCAAGTATGGATTCATTGATAGCAACAGGAACAGGGTCAGCTTTACTTTATAGTATATATGGAACTTTTAAGATAGCAGAAGGAAATCATCACTATGTTCACTCTCTTTATTATGAATCTGCTGTAGTTATTCTGGCACTTATTCTTTTAGGGAAATATCTTGAAGGAGTAAGCAAAGGGAAAACTTCTGAAGCTATAAAAAAATTGATGAGCTTAAAAAGTAAAAAAGCTAATCTTATAAGAAATGGAGAAATAGTACAGGTAGATATAGAAGAAGTGGAAAAAGGTGAAGTTCTTTTAGTAAAACCTGGAGAAAGTATTCCAGTTGATGGAAAAGTAATTGATGGAAACAGTACTGTAGATGAATCTATGCTGACAGGAGAGAGTATTCCAATTGATAAAGCAGCAGGAGATGTTGTGTATGGTGCAAGTATAAATAAAAATGGAAGTCTAAAAATAGAAGCAACAGCAGTTGGAAAAGATACTGTAATATCTAAAATAATAAAACTAGTGGAGAATGCTCAGGGATCTAAAGCTCCTATTGCCAAGATAGCAGATAAAGTATCATCTTATTTTGTTCCAATTGTTATGCTTATAGCAACAGCAGCAGGAATTATATGGTATTACTTAGGAAGCCGTGGTATTGTAGAAATAAATAATACTCCTTCTATATTTGCTCTTACTATTTTTATTTCTGTAATGGTAATTGCTTGTCCATGTTCATTAGGACTTGCTACACCTACTGCTATAATGGTAGGAACTGGAAAAGGAGCGGAACTTGGAATATTAATAAAATCTGGAGAAGCTCTGGAAAAAGCTCATAAAGTAAATACAGTTGTATTTGATAAGACTGGAACATTAACAGAGGGAAAACCAAAAGTAACAGATATTTTAACTTTAGATGGATATAAAGAAAATGATATACTACAAATAGCAGGAGCTTTGGAACTTCACTCAGAACATCCATTGGGAGAGGCTATTGTTGAGGAAGCTAAAAACAGAGAACTTGTATTTCCTCAGGTAAATGATTTTATTTCTATAACTGGACAGGGAGTATATGGTAAAATAGAAGAGAGTGAAGTTTTAATAGGAAACATCAAGCTGATGAAAGCTAAAAATATAGAAATAACTATGAAAAAAGAACTGGATGAATTGGCATCTCAAGGAAAAACTCCAATGTATATGGCTATAGATGGAAAATTCTTAGGTATAATAGCAGTTGCTGATGTAATGAAAGAGGAAGCTGTAGATACTATTAAAGAATTGAAAGAAAGAGGATATAAAATTGGAATGATTACTGGAGATAATAAGATAACAGCTGAAGCAATTGGAAAACAGGTTGGAATAGATATGATATTTGCTGAAGTTACACCTGAGGATAAATATTTGAAAGTAAAAGAATTACAGGAAGAAGGTTATAATGTAGCTATGGTAGGAGATGGAATAAATGATTCGCCAGCTCTTGTACAGGCTGATGTAGGAATAGCCATAGGTGGAGGAACAGATATTGCTATGGAAAGTGCAGACATCGTTTTGATGAAAAGAAATCTAAAAGATGTACTGACAGCAATGGATCTAAGCAATGCTACTATCAAAAATATAAAACAAAACTTATTCTGGGCATTTATATATAACACTTTAGGAATACCAATAGCAGCAGGATTACTTTATCCTTTCACAGGACATCTTTTGAATCCTATGATAGCAGGAGGAGCAATGGCTATGAGTTCTGTTTCAGTAGTAACTAATGCATTGAGACTTAAGAATTTTAAGAAATAG
- the malX gene encoding maltose/glucose-specific PTS transporter subunit IIBC, with amino-acid sequence MKKKVSFWEFFQGLGKTFMLPVSLLAACGIMLGIGSSFASSVTAEILPFLNNPILKVFFEFMATIGSFAFSNLPVMFAMAIPLGLARQDKGVAAFSGYVGFAMSSLSVNFFLKATGTLATPENMKAAGQSMVLGIQSIDIGVLGGVLIGIIVYKVHDRYCEIKLPDALAFFGGARFVPIATAVIVGVVSLLIPFIWPFFNNVIMGIGKMIGKAGAFGPFLFGAGEGLLRPFGLHHILVAMIRFTPAGGEAIVNGETVSGALTIFYKQFADGILDPNVTKFLSQGKMPSYMFGLPAIALAIYNTARPENRKKIKGLLASGLVACVIGGITEPLEFIFLFLSPVLYIFHCIMVGLGFMMMGILKVAIGNTDGNLIDFIVFGVLQGTRTKWYLVLLVGAVWFAVYYTVFKYAILKFNLKTPGREAITEGDNVKLGGYDEERMLKALGGKDNIVSLDNCITRLRMVVKDMSVVDSDEIKATGAIAVVKLDDTNLQVVIGPQVHVVKNKLEKLMKK; translated from the coding sequence ATGAAGAAAAAAGTTAGTTTTTGGGAATTTTTTCAAGGATTAGGAAAAACATTCATGCTGCCAGTATCACTATTAGCAGCCTGTGGTATTATGCTTGGGATAGGAAGTTCATTTGCAAGTTCAGTAACTGCTGAAATACTTCCATTCTTAAATAATCCTATTTTAAAAGTGTTCTTTGAATTTATGGCAACAATAGGTTCATTTGCATTTTCGAACCTTCCAGTTATGTTTGCAATGGCTATACCTTTAGGACTTGCAAGACAGGATAAAGGGGTAGCAGCATTTTCTGGATATGTTGGATTTGCTATGTCAAGTCTATCAGTTAATTTCTTCTTAAAAGCAACTGGAACTTTAGCTACACCTGAAAATATGAAAGCAGCAGGACAGTCTATGGTTCTTGGTATTCAAAGTATTGATATAGGGGTTCTTGGTGGAGTTTTAATTGGTATAATCGTTTACAAAGTTCATGACAGATATTGTGAAATCAAACTTCCAGATGCACTTGCATTCTTTGGTGGAGCAAGATTTGTACCTATTGCTACAGCAGTAATAGTTGGAGTTGTAAGTTTATTAATTCCATTCATCTGGCCTTTCTTTAATAATGTGATTATGGGAATAGGAAAAATGATAGGAAAAGCTGGAGCCTTTGGACCATTCCTTTTTGGAGCTGGAGAAGGACTGTTAAGACCATTTGGACTACATCATATATTAGTTGCTATGATAAGATTTACACCAGCTGGTGGAGAGGCAATTGTAAATGGAGAAACAGTTTCAGGAGCTCTTACAATATTCTATAAACAGTTTGCTGATGGAATACTTGATCCTAATGTAACAAAGTTCCTTTCACAAGGAAAAATGCCATCATATATGTTTGGACTTCCAGCAATAGCTTTGGCAATATATAATACTGCAAGACCTGAAAATAGAAAAAAAATAAAAGGACTTCTTGCTTCTGGACTTGTAGCTTGTGTAATTGGTGGAATAACAGAACCACTAGAATTTATATTCCTTTTCTTATCACCAGTTTTATACATTTTCCATTGTATCATGGTTGGACTTGGATTTATGATGATGGGAATTTTAAAAGTAGCAATTGGAAATACTGATGGAAACCTTATAGACTTTATAGTATTTGGTGTATTACAAGGAACAAGAACAAAATGGTATTTAGTTCTTCTAGTAGGAGCAGTATGGTTTGCAGTTTATTATACAGTATTTAAATATGCAATATTGAAATTTAATTTAAAAACTCCTGGAAGAGAAGCTATAACTGAAGGAGATAATGTAAAATTAGGTGGATATGATGAAGAGAGAATGCTGAAAGCTTTAGGTGGAAAAGATAACATTGTTTCTCTTGATAACTGTATCACAAGACTTAGAATGGTTGTAAAAGATATGTCTGTTGTAGATTCAGATGAAATAAAAGCAACTGGAGCAATAGCAGTAGTAAAATTAGATGATACAAATCTTCAGGTGGTAATAGGACCACAAGTACATGTTGTAAAAAATAAATTAGAAAAATTAATGAAAAAATAA
- a CDS encoding alanine/glycine:cation symporter family protein yields the protein MDQFEFLLERINGIIWGKWLVFILLGLGILYTFTNGFIQVRYFGFIMRKTLIESFKSRNDEKGEGSIPSFKAMMVTLAGNVGGGNVVGIATAITAGGMGAVFWMWVAAFFGMALKYGEIVLSQLYRGKDSNENILSGPMYYIRDGLKMPWLGVVIAVLMCTKMMGANLVQSNTIAGILSSNYNIPTYITGVVLICLLMAITLGGLKRVANIATALVPIMSIFYICAGLLVILLNAQQVPTIFATIFREAFSLKAAAGGTGGYVMARALQYGITRGMYSNEAGEGTAPFAHGSAIVEHPCREGIAGVTEVFLDTIIVCTITALIVGVTGLYKTNTPGSVMAIEAFGTVWSPLKHAATLSLLVFCFTTLMGQWFNAAKSFTYAFGPEVTAKCRYVFPFLCIVGSITKISLVWTIQDLAMGLVVIPNMIALVVLFPKVVEQTKDYFSNPKFYPGNK from the coding sequence ATGGACCAATTTGAATTTCTGTTAGAAAGAATCAATGGAATAATCTGGGGAAAATGGCTTGTTTTTATTTTACTGGGACTTGGAATACTTTATACTTTTACAAATGGTTTTATTCAAGTGAGATATTTTGGATTTATTATGAGAAAAACTCTTATAGAGTCTTTTAAATCTAGAAATGATGAAAAAGGTGAAGGTTCTATCCCATCTTTCAAAGCAATGATGGTAACTCTTGCTGGAAATGTTGGAGGAGGAAATGTTGTTGGTATAGCTACTGCTATCACTGCTGGTGGTATGGGTGCTGTATTCTGGATGTGGGTTGCTGCATTTTTTGGAATGGCTTTGAAATATGGAGAAATTGTTCTTTCTCAGCTGTATCGTGGAAAAGATTCAAATGAAAATATTTTAAGTGGACCTATGTACTATATCAGAGATGGATTGAAAATGCCTTGGCTTGGAGTAGTTATTGCTGTACTTATGTGTACAAAAATGATGGGAGCAAATCTTGTTCAGTCTAATACTATTGCTGGAATTTTAAGTTCTAATTATAATATCCCAACTTATATCACTGGAGTAGTTCTTATCTGCCTTTTAATGGCTATTACACTTGGAGGACTTAAAAGAGTTGCTAATATTGCAACTGCTCTTGTTCCTATAATGTCAATTTTCTATATTTGTGCTGGACTTTTAGTTATTTTATTAAATGCTCAGCAAGTTCCTACTATATTTGCTACTATTTTCAGAGAAGCATTTTCTCTAAAAGCTGCTGCTGGAGGTACTGGTGGATATGTTATGGCAAGAGCTCTTCAATATGGTATTACTCGTGGTATGTATTCTAATGAGGCTGGAGAAGGAACTGCACCTTTTGCCCATGGTTCTGCAATTGTTGAACATCCTTGCAGAGAAGGAATTGCTGGTGTTACAGAAGTTTTCCTAGATACTATAATAGTTTGTACTATCACAGCTCTTATTGTTGGGGTTACTGGTCTTTACAAAACAAATACTCCTGGTTCAGTAATGGCCATTGAAGCATTTGGTACTGTATGGTCACCATTAAAGCATGCTGCAACACTTTCATTATTAGTATTTTGTTTTACTACTTTAATGGGACAATGGTTCAATGCTGCTAAAAGTTTTACTTATGCTTTTGGTCCTGAAGTAACTGCTAAATGCAGATATGTATTCCCTTTCCTATGTATTGTTGGATCAATTACTAAAATCAGTCTTGTTTGGACTATTCAAGACTTGGCTATGGGATTAGTTGTTATTCCTAACATGATAGCATTGGTTGTTTTATTCCCTAAAGTTGTTGAGCAGACTAAGGATTATTTTTCAAATCCAAAATTCTATCCAGGAAATAAATAG
- a CDS encoding glycerophosphodiester phosphodiesterase, with the protein MTKNFAHRGFSGKYPENTMLAFKKAIEAGADGIELDVQLTKDGEVVIIHDETIDRTTDGKGLVADYTYEELCSFDASFIYHGQMGFNKIPTLREYLELVKDKNIITNIELKTGILEYPGIEEKVWNLIQEYKVEDKVIISSFNHYSVLRMKNIAPNLKYGLLSETWLINAGKYTHDLGIQCYHPVHYNLVPEVIDEIKKYGIEINTYTVNKEKDIHYLIEKGIDIIIGNFPDLAGKIIKEYK; encoded by the coding sequence ATGACAAAGAATTTCGCACATAGAGGATTCAGTGGAAAATATCCTGAAAACACTATGCTTGCTTTTAAAAAAGCTATAGAAGCTGGTGCTGATGGAATAGAACTTGATGTCCAGTTAACTAAAGATGGAGAAGTAGTTATCATTCATGATGAAACAATAGATCGTACAACAGATGGAAAAGGGCTGGTAGCAGACTATACTTATGAAGAATTGTGCAGTTTTGATGCTTCATTCATCTATCATGGACAGATGGGATTTAATAAAATTCCTACTTTAAGAGAATATCTGGAACTTGTTAAAGATAAAAATATTATAACTAATATTGAACTGAAAACTGGCATTCTTGAATATCCTGGTATTGAAGAAAAAGTTTGGAATCTTATCCAAGAATACAAAGTTGAAGATAAAGTTATAATTTCAAGCTTCAATCACTACAGTGTACTTCGGATGAAAAATATAGCTCCTAATCTAAAATATGGGCTTCTATCTGAAACTTGGCTTATAAATGCTGGTAAATATACACATGATCTTGGTATTCAATGTTATCACCCTGTACACTATAATTTAGTTCCTGAAGTTATAGATGAGATTAAAAAATATGGAATAGAAATAAATACATATACTGTCAATAAAGAAAAAGATATACATTATCTCATAGAAAAAGGAATAGATATTATTATAGGAAATTTTCCTGATCTGGCAGGAAAAATAATTAAAGAATATAAATAA
- a CDS encoding MalY/PatB family protein, whose translation MKFDEVKDRRGTYCTQWDYVKDRFGKDDLLPFTISDMDLESPEEIVDALIKRINHRIFGYSRWNHDDFKNSIEGWYNKRFDFQIDKEWIIYSPSVIYAVSKFIEMKSNKGDGVLINTPGYDGFFKVIGDNERKLLTSPLKKVENGYEIDFDDFESKCREAKIFLLCSPHNPTGKVWTENELKKMIEICKKHNVFIISDEIHMDIIYRGKHKPILSQAGDYIDNIVLCTSASKTFNIPALCGSYLFITNQSDRDEFLRILKNKDALSSPSILAVIATITAYDKCGYWVDELVKYTENNIKYVKEYLEKNIPVLKCEIPQGSYFAWIDFSGLGISNEEFQRYLIDIGGVAIMPGLTYGEEGRYFLRLNVGCSIKKVEDGLQRIEKTVKYIINIKK comes from the coding sequence ATGAAATTTGATGAAGTAAAGGATAGAAGAGGTACTTACTGTACTCAATGGGATTATGTGAAAGACAGATTCGGAAAGGATGATCTTCTTCCTTTCACTATATCAGATATGGATCTGGAATCTCCAGAAGAGATAGTAGATGCTCTTATAAAAAGAATAAATCATAGAATATTTGGATACAGCAGATGGAATCATGATGATTTTAAAAATTCCATTGAGGGATGGTATAACAAGAGGTTTGATTTTCAGATAGATAAAGAATGGATAATATATAGTCCAAGTGTTATCTATGCAGTATCAAAATTTATTGAAATGAAATCTAATAAAGGTGATGGAGTGTTGATAAATACTCCAGGATATGATGGTTTCTTTAAAGTAATAGGAGACAATGAGAGAAAACTTCTTACTTCTCCACTGAAAAAAGTTGAAAATGGATATGAAATAGATTTTGATGATTTTGAATCTAAATGCAGAGAAGCAAAAATATTTCTTTTATGTAGTCCTCATAATCCTACTGGAAAAGTCTGGACTGAAAATGAACTTAAAAAAATGATAGAGATATGTAAAAAACATAATGTGTTTATAATTTCAGATGAGATACATATGGATATAATTTACAGAGGAAAACATAAACCTATTTTATCACAAGCTGGAGATTATATAGATAATATAGTTTTATGTACATCAGCTTCAAAAACTTTTAATATACCAGCATTGTGTGGATCGTATCTATTTATAACAAATCAAAGTGATAGAGATGAATTTTTAAGAATATTAAAAAATAAAGATGCTCTTTCATCACCTTCAATACTTGCTGTAATAGCTACAATAACAGCCTATGATAAATGTGGATACTGGGTAGATGAATTAGTAAAATATACTGAGAATAATATAAAATATGTAAAAGAGTATCTAGAAAAAAATATTCCAGTACTAAAATGTGAAATTCCTCAAGGATCATATTTTGCATGGATAGATTTTTCAGGACTAGGGATTTCAAATGAAGAGTTTCAAAGGTATCTGATTGATATTGGGGGAGTAGCAATAATGCCTGGACTTACTTATGGAGAAGAGGGAAGATATTTCCTAAGACTTAATGTTGGGTGCTCTATCAAGAAAGTAGAAGACGGGTTACAGAGAATAGAGAAAACAGTAAAATATATAATAAATATAAAAAAATAG
- a CDS encoding heavy-metal-associated domain-containing protein, whose product MKRIIKIDGMGCQKCVAHVKEALEGLDEVNLLDVKIGEASVDIPEGYDFKKIIEALDDAGYEVEE is encoded by the coding sequence ATGAAAAGAATAATAAAAATAGATGGTATGGGTTGTCAGAAATGTGTGGCACACGTGAAAGAGGCTTTAGAAGGTTTAGATGAAGTAAATTTATTGGATGTAAAAATTGGAGAGGCATCTGTTGATATCCCAGAAGGATATGATTTTAAAAAAATAATTGAAGCATTGGATGATGCAGGATACGAGGTTGAGGAATAA
- a CDS encoding sensor domain-containing diguanylate cyclase, translating to MKGNKLLRTNILISVILIVGFSLTAVFSYQANYRASLDNVEQVSSLTTEGIYYQLTSMFTKSVNASLTMAHDSLLVEHLLEEEKYFRDEDYIQTTRNYLETYQEKYGFDSVFLASTATKNYYTFTGLDRILIENDPENTWFFNLLKNDQEYSLNIDNDQVKGADNAITVFVNCKVKDSKGNVLGIIGVGVQIEHLKELLLSYEKKFKLETYLINKKGTIEVSTTYTGYEEKNWFEIYGQTNIKKEMLAWKEDSVNLEMWINSSENTIDKDYIVTRYIPELSWHLIVRQNTGKLISEIRNSIFQTCLIITFIILIILVIITSIIRNFNKQIIKLVEERETIFRRSTEQLYDKINELNITKNTYVGKHTVHYFETIGAKGLPFDQGLRVIADKQIKEEYREGYINIFSPENVIKEYKKGNKSLRYEFMITEDGVNYHWMRVDAYIFYSPEDDSIHMFAYRKNIDEEKKKEQKAELDEMTGFYNKKVTERIIDRMLLESPEQKYDFFIFDIDNFKQANDNFGHLFGDLCIKEFTRVIKESFGEENAIMGRVGGDEFVVFTPIINTEWVDRKAKEVSKALNIKCENNSSYWDMSASIGIAITPEDGKEFKDIYKNADIALYQTKEKGKNGYTLHKGKKC from the coding sequence TTGAAAGGCAATAAGCTTTTAAGAACTAATATATTGATTAGTGTTATTTTGATAGTAGGATTTTCACTTACAGCAGTATTTAGCTACCAAGCAAATTATAGGGCATCTTTAGATAATGTAGAGCAGGTATCTTCTCTTACTACAGAAGGAATCTATTATCAATTAACATCTATGTTCACAAAATCAGTAAATGCTTCTTTAACAATGGCGCATGACAGTTTATTGGTAGAACATTTATTGGAAGAAGAAAAATATTTTAGGGATGAAGACTATATTCAAACTACAAGAAATTATTTAGAAACATATCAAGAAAAATATGGTTTTGATTCAGTATTTTTAGCTTCTACTGCTACAAAAAATTATTATACTTTTACTGGGTTAGACCGTATTTTAATTGAAAATGATCCTGAAAATACATGGTTTTTTAATCTTTTAAAAAATGATCAGGAGTATTCTTTAAACATAGACAATGATCAAGTGAAGGGTGCTGATAATGCCATTACAGTTTTTGTAAATTGCAAAGTAAAAGATTCTAAGGGAAATGTTTTGGGTATTATAGGTGTTGGGGTACAGATAGAACATTTGAAAGAATTATTATTAAGCTATGAAAAGAAATTTAAACTAGAAACTTATTTAATCAATAAAAAAGGAACTATAGAGGTATCAACTACTTATACAGGATATGAAGAGAAAAACTGGTTTGAGATTTATGGACAAACTAATATCAAGAAAGAGATGCTAGCTTGGAAAGAGGATTCTGTAAATTTGGAAATGTGGATAAATTCTAGTGAAAATACTATTGATAAAGATTATATAGTAACTCGTTATATTCCAGAACTATCTTGGCATCTCATTGTCAGGCAGAATACAGGTAAATTGATTTCTGAAATAAGAAATAGCATTTTTCAGACATGTCTTATAATTACATTTATTATTTTGATTATACTTGTTATAATTACTTCTATAATCAGAAATTTTAATAAACAAATTATAAAATTAGTAGAAGAAAGAGAAACTATTTTTAGAAGATCAACAGAGCAATTATATGATAAGATAAATGAATTGAACATTACTAAAAATACATATGTAGGGAAACATACAGTGCATTATTTTGAAACTATAGGAGCTAAAGGACTCCCATTTGATCAAGGGTTACGTGTGATTGCAGATAAACAGATAAAAGAGGAATATAGAGAAGGATATATAAATATTTTTTCTCCAGAAAATGTAATTAAAGAATATAAAAAAGGGAATAAATCCTTACGATATGAATTTATGATAACAGAAGATGGAGTGAATTACCATTGGATGAGAGTTGATGCCTATATCTTCTATTCTCCAGAAGATGACTCAATTCATATGTTTGCATATAGAAAAAATATTGATGAAGAAAAGAAAAAGGAACAAAAAGCAGAATTAGATGAGATGACAGGATTTTATAATAAAAAAGTTACAGAAAGAATTATTGATAGGATGCTTTTAGAATCACCAGAACAAAAATATGATTTTTTTATTTTTGATATTGATAATTTTAAACAGGCAAATGATAATTTTGGACACTTGTTTGGAGATTTATGCATCAAAGAATTTACTAGAGTTATTAAAGAGAGTTTTGGTGAAGAAAATGCTATAATGGGACGTGTTGGAGGAGATGAATTTGTAGTATTTACTCCAATTATAAATACAGAGTGGGTTGATAGAAAGGCTAAAGAGGTATCTAAAGCATTAAATATTAAATGTGAAAATAATTCCTCTTATTGGGATATGTCCGCAAGTATTGGGATTGCTATTACGCCAGAAGATGGAAAAGAATTTAAAGATATTTATAAAAATGCTGATATAGCTTTATATCAGACAAAAGAAAAGGGAAAAAATGGATATACTCTTCATAAAGGGAAGAAATGCTGA